One genomic window of Candidatus Hydrogenedentota bacterium includes the following:
- a CDS encoding peptidylprolyl isomerase, with product MNSPDMEMGEEPKDRTRWIWLGVMLLFAAAVAALWFTSRMGANLTQVRAKHILIRCNKDDPVDRARALELINDLRSRIQQGANFGKLAREFSNDEGSASRGGDLGYYPRRTFETEFEEYVWTAPLGQLSEIIQTSSGFHLVVVTDRRISDADAYEMELERKAAEEKKKSQDAAEPAHP from the coding sequence ATGAACTCACCTGACATGGAAATGGGAGAAGAGCCGAAGGATCGCACCCGATGGATCTGGCTCGGCGTCATGTTGCTGTTCGCGGCGGCGGTGGCCGCGCTTTGGTTCACGAGCCGGATGGGCGCCAATCTCACGCAGGTACGCGCGAAACATATCCTAATCCGATGCAATAAAGACGATCCGGTTGATCGCGCCCGCGCGCTGGAACTGATCAACGACCTGCGCAGCCGCATTCAGCAGGGCGCGAACTTCGGCAAACTGGCCCGGGAATTTTCGAACGACGAAGGCAGCGCCTCCCGCGGCGGTGACCTCGGATATTATCCGCGCCGGACTTTCGAGACGGAATTCGAGGAGTACGTCTGGACCGCGCCCCTTGGACAATTGAGCGAGATCATTCAGACCTCAAGCGGCTTTCATCTCGTGGTCGTGACCGACCGGCGCATTTCGGATGCCGATGCCTACGAGATGGAACTCGAACGCAAGGCGGCCGAAGAAAAGAAAAAGTCTCAAGACGCGGCGGAGCCGGCCCATCCGTAA
- a CDS encoding HAMP domain-containing sensor histidine kinase — protein sequence MNLEFPEHLGAIQRVFRGHLAGMCANSVAHDLNNLLGAILSYSELIVSGDHLPEESRRMLAQITLAAQRCGCLVQTLADVARKEQPGSSMINPGPFVENTIALCRHDFRRARMELEYEDASAGCSMAVNAQQFQLALLCLLINACEAGAGKKNAKVRVRTVAQAGACSVAVQNMDIEIPDEIRERMFEPFFTTKGADHLGLGLSIARDFARRRQGDLTFDENAGFVLELKT from the coding sequence ATGAACCTTGAATTTCCGGAACACCTTGGCGCAATCCAACGGGTGTTTCGCGGCCACCTGGCCGGCATGTGTGCAAACAGCGTCGCGCACGATCTCAATAACCTACTGGGCGCCATTCTTTCCTATTCCGAATTGATTGTTTCCGGAGACCATTTGCCGGAGGAGTCCCGGCGCATGCTTGCCCAGATCACCCTCGCGGCGCAGCGTTGCGGATGCCTGGTCCAAACCCTTGCGGACGTCGCGCGCAAGGAACAACCCGGGAGCAGCATGATCAACCCCGGGCCGTTTGTGGAAAACACGATTGCTCTCTGCCGCCACGACTTTCGCCGCGCACGGATGGAACTGGAATACGAGGACGCCTCGGCCGGCTGTTCCATGGCGGTGAATGCCCAACAGTTCCAATTGGCGCTGCTTTGTTTGTTGATCAATGCGTGCGAGGCGGGCGCGGGCAAGAAAAACGCGAAAGTCCGTGTGCGAACCGTGGCACAAGCGGGCGCCTGCTCGGTCGCTGTGCAAAACATGGATATCGAGATCCCGGACGAGATCCGCGAACGGATGTTCGAACCGTTCTTCACGACCAAAGGCGCCGATCACCTGGGGCTGGGACTCTCGATTGCCCGTGATTTTGCGCGCAGGCGCCAAGGCGATCTTACGTTCGACGAAAACGCCGGTTTCGTGCTGGAATTGAAGACATGA
- a CDS encoding type II secretion system F family protein, with translation MGIVSPQLSTKTLVPLCRQLATSYDAGIPILRTLEIVHKNTRDRAAREVLERMGRAIRNGKTLGEAARAQKDRLPPIMVELLASGEVGGNLDASLRDLAGYFEERQRMKRTIIGKSIYPALQLAAAWFLGSFALMLIRQMSFTDTSFNFNTYLEYYMRFQGAAMLLFGSGAATSVVLARLGIFKWIWGYVATHVWPLAPVTRRFAMARYFRSLSLLIGSGVPIVRALERAAATCANPYIERDLLKPAPLVAGGSTLVEAFAHSEYLPETARELLHVGEQSGKLEAALNKAAQYQMDEAVHAVNVATRVGEVAISLAVAVVVGYIVISFYSSYLGKFDELT, from the coding sequence ATGGGAATCGTATCGCCCCAATTGTCAACGAAGACGCTGGTGCCGCTGTGCCGGCAGTTGGCCACTTCGTACGATGCCGGCATTCCGATTCTCCGCACGTTGGAGATAGTCCACAAGAACACGCGGGACCGCGCCGCGCGGGAAGTGCTCGAACGCATGGGCCGCGCGATTCGGAACGGCAAGACCTTGGGCGAGGCGGCGCGCGCACAAAAGGACCGGCTGCCGCCTATCATGGTCGAGTTGCTGGCCAGCGGCGAGGTCGGCGGCAATCTGGACGCATCCCTTCGGGATCTGGCCGGTTATTTTGAAGAGCGCCAGCGCATGAAGCGCACTATTATCGGCAAGTCGATCTATCCCGCGCTTCAACTCGCCGCGGCGTGGTTCCTGGGATCGTTCGCATTGATGCTGATCCGGCAAATGAGTTTCACCGACACCAGTTTCAATTTCAACACCTACCTCGAATACTACATGCGGTTTCAGGGCGCCGCGATGCTGTTGTTCGGCAGCGGCGCGGCCACGTCCGTTGTCCTTGCGCGGCTGGGCATCTTCAAATGGATCTGGGGATATGTCGCGACGCATGTCTGGCCCCTCGCGCCGGTCACGCGGCGTTTCGCGATGGCCCGGTATTTCCGGAGCCTGTCGTTGCTCATCGGCAGCGGGGTGCCCATCGTGCGCGCGTTGGAACGCGCCGCGGCCACCTGCGCCAATCCCTATATCGAGCGCGATCTGTTGAAACCGGCGCCATTGGTCGCGGGCGGCTCGACCTTGGTTGAGGCATTCGCCCATTCGGAATACCTGCCGGAAACTGCGCGAGAATTGCTGCACGTGGGCGAACAGTCCGGGAAACTCGAAGCGGCATTGAACAAGGCCGCCCAATATCAGATGGACGAGGCGGTTCATGCGGTAAATGTCGCGACGCGCGTCGGCGAGGTCGCCATCAGCCTTGCCGTGGCCGTCGTCGTCGGTTACATCGTCATATCGTTTTATTCAAGTTATCTGGGAAAATTCGATGAACTCACCTGA
- the fumC gene encoding class II fumarate hydratase: MDYRIERDSMGDMPVPADRYYGCQTARSLVHFRIGTERMPREFIRALGIVKKASALANRDLGLLPENLCTAICQAADEVIEGKLDDHFPLVIWQTGSGTQTNMNANEVIANRAIELLGGELGSKKPVHPNDHVNMSQSSNDTFPTAMSIAAVERIHRDLLPALRGLHEVLVAKADAFGGIVKIGRTHLMDAVPLTLGQEFSGYAQQINNATERIVSTLPRLSELALGGTAVGTGLNTKKAFPVEAAKRISELSGLPFRTAPNKFEALAAHDALVMTSGALKTLACSLMKIANDIRWMGSGPRSGLGELQLPENEPGSSIMPGKVNPTQCEAVTMVAAQVIGNDTTIAIAGASGNFELNVFKPVIMYNVQQSVRLLSDVIRSFTEHCVAGIEPNLARIEEHVSRSLMLVTALNRTLGYDKAAMIAKAAHAHGTTLLQEAVALGFLTEDEFRKLVDPNKMIAPED; the protein is encoded by the coding sequence ATGGACTATCGCATCGAACGTGACAGCATGGGCGATATGCCGGTTCCGGCGGATCGTTACTACGGATGCCAGACGGCGCGGTCGCTGGTCCATTTTCGGATCGGGACGGAACGCATGCCGCGCGAATTCATCCGTGCGTTGGGTATCGTCAAGAAGGCATCCGCACTGGCCAACCGTGACTTGGGCCTGTTGCCCGAAAACCTATGCACGGCGATTTGCCAAGCGGCGGACGAGGTCATCGAGGGGAAACTCGATGACCATTTCCCGCTGGTCATCTGGCAGACCGGCAGCGGCACCCAGACCAACATGAACGCAAACGAGGTCATCGCCAATCGCGCCATCGAACTGCTCGGCGGGGAACTCGGCAGCAAGAAACCGGTCCATCCGAACGATCATGTGAACATGTCGCAATCATCGAACGACACGTTTCCCACGGCGATGAGCATCGCGGCGGTCGAGCGCATCCACCGGGATCTGTTGCCGGCTTTGCGCGGCCTGCATGAGGTGCTCGTCGCAAAGGCCGACGCGTTCGGCGGCATCGTAAAAATTGGACGGACGCATCTCATGGATGCGGTGCCGTTGACGCTCGGACAGGAATTTTCCGGTTATGCACAGCAGATCAACAACGCGACGGAACGCATTGTCTCGACCCTGCCGCGTCTGAGCGAACTGGCTCTCGGCGGCACGGCCGTCGGCACGGGCCTGAACACCAAAAAGGCGTTTCCCGTCGAGGCGGCCAAGCGTATCAGCGAACTGAGCGGCCTGCCGTTTCGGACGGCGCCGAACAAATTCGAGGCGCTGGCCGCGCACGACGCGCTGGTCATGACATCGGGCGCGCTCAAGACGCTGGCGTGTTCGTTGATGAAAATCGCAAACGACATCCGCTGGATGGGTAGCGGCCCGCGTAGCGGCCTGGGGGAACTGCAACTGCCGGAGAACGAACCGGGTTCGTCCATCATGCCGGGCAAGGTCAACCCGACCCAGTGCGAGGCGGTCACGATGGTGGCCGCGCAGGTAATCGGAAACGACACGACCATCGCGATTGCGGGCGCTTCGGGCAACTTTGAGTTGAACGTATTCAAGCCCGTGATCATGTACAACGTCCAGCAGTCCGTGCGCCTGCTGTCGGACGTCATTCGATCGTTCACCGAACATTGCGTGGCCGGCATCGAACCGAATCTTGCGCGCATCGAGGAGCATGTTTCGCGGTCGCTCATGCTCGTGACGGCGCTCAACCGCACGCTCGGCTACGACAAGGCGGCCATGATCGCCAAGGCGGCGCATGCGCATGGAACGACGCTGTTGCAGGAAGCCGTGGCATTGGGTTTTCTGACGGAAGACGAGTTCAGGAAGTTGGTGGATCCGAACAAAATGATTGCGCCGGAAGATTGA
- the icd gene encoding NADP-dependent isocitrate dehydrogenase, protein MSKYKHIRVPEGEKITANAHGVLATPDRPIIAFIEGDGTGPDIWRASKYLFDAAVKHCYGGKRAIAWMEVYAGEKANDVCGTYLPDETLDAIREHLVAIKGPLTTPVGGGFRSLNVSLRQLLDLFACVRPVRHFPGVPSPVREPENVDMIIFRENTEDVYAGYELQSGTAESAKLLAFLKQEFGWTIRPDSGLGIKPISESGTRRIVRAAIQYAVKHNRRSVTLVHKGNIMKYTEGAFRKWGYELVREEFSDVAVGWDDCGGNPGGKILVKDTIADIFLQQILTRPREFDVIATMNLNGDFMSDALAAQVGGIGIAPGANINYETGTAVFEATHGTAPKYANLDMVNPSSLILSGVMMFDHLGWPEVSEAITSALVKTFQARTVTYDFARLMDGARQVKCSEFAQAVAEAL, encoded by the coding sequence ATGAGCAAATACAAACATATCCGCGTGCCCGAAGGCGAAAAAATCACGGCCAATGCACACGGTGTACTGGCAACGCCCGATCGGCCGATTATCGCGTTCATCGAGGGGGACGGCACAGGCCCCGACATTTGGCGCGCGTCGAAATATCTTTTCGATGCGGCCGTAAAGCACTGTTACGGCGGCAAGCGCGCGATCGCGTGGATGGAAGTCTACGCCGGCGAGAAAGCGAACGACGTGTGCGGCACGTATCTGCCCGACGAAACGCTCGATGCCATCCGCGAACACCTCGTCGCCATCAAAGGCCCTTTGACGACGCCGGTCGGAGGCGGATTCCGCAGTCTGAACGTCTCGTTGCGACAACTGCTCGACTTGTTCGCCTGTGTGCGGCCGGTGCGCCATTTCCCCGGCGTGCCCAGCCCCGTCCGGGAACCGGAGAACGTGGACATGATCATCTTCCGTGAAAACACGGAAGATGTGTACGCGGGCTACGAGTTGCAATCCGGCACGGCGGAATCCGCCAAATTGCTTGCGTTTCTCAAGCAGGAATTCGGATGGACCATCCGGCCTGATTCCGGCCTTGGCATCAAGCCCATCAGCGAAAGCGGCACGAGGCGCATCGTGCGCGCGGCCATCCAATACGCCGTCAAGCACAACCGCCGATCGGTCACGCTGGTCCACAAGGGCAATATCATGAAGTACACGGAAGGCGCATTCCGCAAGTGGGGCTACGAACTCGTGCGCGAGGAGTTTTCCGACGTAGCCGTCGGCTGGGACGACTGCGGAGGCAATCCCGGCGGCAAGATCCTGGTCAAGGACACGATAGCCGACATTTTCCTGCAGCAAATCCTGACGCGTCCCCGAGAGTTCGATGTCATCGCGACCATGAACCTCAACGGCGACTTTATGAGCGACGCCTTGGCGGCGCAGGTCGGCGGCATCGGCATCGCGCCGGGCGCCAATATCAACTATGAAACCGGCACGGCCGTCTTCGAGGCGACGCACGGAACCGCGCCGAAGTACGCCAATCTCGACATGGTCAATCCCAGTAGCCTGATCCTGTCCGGTGTGATGATGTTCGATCATTTGGGTTGGCCTGAGGTGTCGGAAGCGATTACGTCCGCCTTGGTCAAGACTTTCCAAGCCCGGACGGTTACCTACGATTTTGCGCGGCTCATGGACGGTGCGCGCCAGGTGAAGTGCAGCGAGTTCGCCCAAGCCGTCGCCGAGGCCTTGTAA
- a CDS encoding uroporphyrinogen decarboxylase family protein — MTPRERFIAALERRPVPGRVPHFELVFFLTMEAFGKLHPSQRVYHQWDQMTERERQLHRNEMADLYIATARRYEHNAIFLHPNPGSEEETFRLIDLVREKSGHDFFLMIHGDATYSIPNGEHMAAWTEWLLTHFEDAQAEAQRQVDGALERAGRFLQHGGLDGFALCADYCFNTGPFLSPALFSDIVAPYLAQLCQGYRDMGFYAIKHTDGNIMPILDQLVEAGPHALHSLDPQGHVDIAEVKRLYGSRVCLIGNVNCGLLTSGTDEEVIESARYCIRHGMPGGGYIFSTSNCAFTGLPLERYELMWRVWYEEAIYNGR; from the coding sequence ATGACACCGCGTGAACGATTTATTGCCGCTTTGGAACGGCGGCCCGTTCCGGGGCGCGTGCCCCATTTCGAGCTGGTGTTTTTCCTCACGATGGAAGCCTTTGGCAAACTGCATCCAAGCCAGCGCGTCTATCATCAATGGGATCAGATGACCGAACGGGAGCGGCAACTGCATCGAAACGAAATGGCCGATCTTTATATCGCCACCGCCCGCCGTTACGAACACAACGCCATATTCCTGCATCCAAACCCCGGCAGCGAGGAGGAAACCTTTCGCCTGATAGATCTCGTCCGCGAAAAATCCGGCCATGATTTCTTCCTGATGATCCACGGCGATGCAACCTATTCGATTCCGAACGGCGAGCACATGGCCGCATGGACCGAATGGCTGCTTACCCACTTCGAGGATGCCCAAGCAGAAGCCCAACGGCAGGTGGACGGCGCCTTGGAACGCGCCGGACGCTTTCTACAACATGGCGGACTCGACGGTTTCGCGCTGTGTGCGGACTATTGTTTCAACACGGGCCCGTTTCTCAGTCCGGCCCTGTTTTCAGACATCGTCGCGCCCTATCTCGCCCAATTGTGCCAAGGATACCGGGACATGGGCTTCTATGCCATCAAACACACGGACGGCAATATCATGCCGATTCTCGATCAACTCGTCGAGGCCGGTCCGCACGCATTGCATTCACTCGACCCGCAGGGCCATGTGGACATCGCCGAGGTCAAGCGCCTGTACGGCAGCCGTGTGTGCCTGATTGGCAATGTCAACTGCGGACTCCTTACTTCCGGCACGGACGAAGAAGTGATCGAATCGGCCCGGTACTGCATCCGCCATGGCATGCCCGGCGGCGGTTACATCTTTTCGACCAGCAATTGCGCCTTCACGGGCCTTCCGCTCGAACGGTACGAATTGATGTGGCGCGTCTGGTACGAAGAGGCGATTTATAACGGACGATAG
- the serA gene encoding phosphoglycerate dehydrogenase, with product MARVLVLDGLSEEGVEILREAGIEVDVMPPQKPEELAAIVGEYDGLIVRSATKVTAAVFENAGRLKVVGRAGVGTDNIDKDAATKKGVVVMNTPGGNTISTCEHAFALLFALLRNISAADASMHAGRWDRKKFMGTEVCGKTLGIVGLGRIGSAVAKRAQAFEMKIIAHDPIMTKVKADALGVELVSLDELVERSDFITIHAPKSEKTNNMLRMEHLRRMKPTCRIVNCARGGIVNEEDLAQALREKIIAGAALDVFTKEPPENNPFAGLDNIVMTPHLAASTDEAQLTVAVDIARQIVDYLNTGTIVNAVNVPSLDGETRQALAPMLYLAERIGRFQSSFIKGHPTKLDIEYAGDLGVSDTYAITASIMTGFLSPLVETVNMVSAPSLMEGYGIAVTETRAVRAPDYAFEIGVTVTTTKEIHRVAGTLFSKHDPRICSIDGMRVDAKPEGWMLICMNEDKPLIIGRVGMIIGEAGINIANLMLGRDAQGGRALTVLNLDAPIDDSTMEKIRNVPHVTEVRLVAL from the coding sequence ATGGCTCGTGTGCTGGTGTTGGACGGTTTGAGCGAAGAGGGCGTTGAAATCTTACGCGAAGCAGGCATCGAGGTGGACGTCATGCCACCGCAGAAGCCGGAAGAATTGGCCGCCATCGTTGGCGAGTACGACGGGCTCATTGTGCGCAGCGCCACGAAAGTAACCGCCGCCGTGTTCGAAAACGCCGGGCGCCTGAAGGTTGTGGGGCGTGCAGGCGTCGGCACGGACAACATAGACAAGGACGCCGCAACGAAAAAAGGCGTTGTCGTGATGAATACCCCCGGCGGCAACACCATCTCCACCTGCGAACATGCCTTTGCGCTGCTGTTTGCATTGCTCCGCAACATTTCCGCCGCAGACGCCTCAATGCACGCCGGCCGCTGGGATCGCAAGAAATTCATGGGCACGGAAGTCTGCGGCAAGACACTGGGCATCGTGGGATTGGGGCGGATTGGTTCGGCGGTGGCCAAACGCGCACAGGCGTTTGAAATGAAAATCATCGCACACGATCCCATCATGACCAAGGTCAAGGCGGATGCGCTCGGAGTCGAACTGGTTTCCTTGGACGAACTGGTCGAACGGTCCGACTTTATCACGATTCACGCGCCGAAATCCGAGAAAACGAACAACATGCTGCGCATGGAGCACCTTCGGCGCATGAAGCCCACGTGCCGCATCGTCAATTGCGCCCGGGGTGGGATCGTCAACGAGGAGGATCTTGCGCAGGCGCTCCGGGAGAAAATCATCGCCGGCGCGGCCCTCGACGTCTTTACGAAGGAACCGCCGGAAAACAACCCCTTTGCCGGGCTGGATAATATCGTCATGACGCCGCATTTGGCGGCCTCGACGGACGAGGCGCAGTTGACGGTGGCGGTGGATATTGCGCGCCAGATTGTGGATTACCTCAATACCGGCACCATTGTCAACGCGGTCAATGTGCCGAGTCTTGACGGCGAAACGCGGCAGGCGCTGGCGCCAATGCTGTATCTCGCCGAGCGAATCGGGCGTTTCCAGTCGTCGTTCATCAAGGGTCATCCGACCAAACTCGACATCGAGTACGCGGGCGATCTCGGCGTTTCGGACACCTACGCCATTACCGCATCGATCATGACCGGCTTTCTTTCGCCGCTGGTTGAAACGGTCAACATGGTCAGCGCTCCATCCCTCATGGAAGGCTACGGCATCGCGGTAACCGAAACGCGCGCCGTCCGCGCGCCGGATTACGCTTTTGAAATCGGCGTCACCGTGACAACCACCAAGGAGATCCACCGCGTCGCGGGCACGCTTTTCAGCAAACATGATCCGCGCATTTGCAGCATTGACGGGATGCGTGTGGACGCCAAGCCCGAAGGCTGGATGCTGATTTGCATGAACGAGGACAAGCCGCTGATTATCGGGCGCGTGGGCATGATCATCGGCGAGGCCGGCATCAATATCGCCAACCTCATGCTCGGTCGCGACGCCCAGGGAGGCCGGGCGCTTACCGTTTTGAATCTCGACGCCCCGATTGACGACTCGACCATGGAAAAGATCCGCAACGTCCCACACGTCACCGAAGTGCGGCTTGTGGCCCTTTGA
- a CDS encoding alanine--glyoxylate aminotransferase family protein: MKRKERLFTPGPTPVPPDVLLAMAAPMTHHRQAAFEKLFASVSAKLKTVFQTTNPVVILAGSGTSAMEGAIVNLLSAGDKALSVNGGKFGERWGQIGKAYGVNMQILDVPWGEAVDPARIEAALKADPSIKAVYTTLHETSTTVLTDIAAIGSITRKTDTLLVVDAISGLAADVLRMDDWGVDVVVSGSQKALMLPPGLAFAAISPKAQDAMKKSTLPKFYLSFDKALKNLEKNTTPFTPAVSVVIALDTALGQLMEEGMETVWARHAKLAAATRAGILGMGMALFSKAPSNAATSVLLPEGVDGSALHKKLRDEYKVTCAGGQDQMKGKIERIAHMGYYDQFDVLVVIGAIELALKDMGAPVKIGEGVAAAQRCFAEN; the protein is encoded by the coding sequence ATGAAAAGAAAAGAACGATTGTTCACGCCGGGGCCGACCCCTGTACCGCCCGATGTATTGCTGGCCATGGCCGCGCCGATGACGCATCACCGGCAGGCGGCGTTTGAAAAACTGTTTGCCTCGGTGTCGGCCAAACTGAAAACGGTATTTCAAACCACGAATCCGGTCGTGATTCTCGCCGGATCCGGCACCAGCGCGATGGAAGGCGCAATCGTCAACCTGCTCTCAGCAGGCGACAAGGCCCTATCCGTGAACGGCGGCAAATTCGGCGAACGCTGGGGCCAGATCGGAAAGGCATACGGCGTCAACATGCAGATTCTCGACGTGCCTTGGGGCGAGGCGGTGGATCCGGCGCGCATTGAAGCCGCCTTGAAAGCCGATCCCTCCATCAAGGCCGTTTATACAACACTGCATGAAACGAGCACGACGGTGTTGACGGACATCGCGGCCATCGGCTCCATCACCCGCAAGACGGACACCCTGCTGGTGGTGGACGCCATCAGCGGATTGGCGGCGGATGTGTTGCGCATGGACGACTGGGGCGTGGATGTGGTGGTGTCGGGTTCGCAAAAGGCGCTGATGCTGCCGCCAGGACTTGCCTTTGCGGCCATCAGCCCCAAAGCCCAGGACGCCATGAAAAAATCCACGCTGCCGAAGTTCTATTTGTCGTTCGACAAGGCCCTGAAAAATCTTGAAAAGAACACAACCCCATTCACACCGGCCGTATCCGTTGTGATCGCGCTGGATACGGCTCTTGGCCAGTTGATGGAGGAGGGCATGGAAACGGTCTGGGCGCGGCATGCCAAACTGGCCGCGGCCACGCGGGCGGGCATTCTCGGCATGGGCATGGCGCTGTTCTCCAAGGCGCCCTCGAACGCAGCCACATCGGTTTTGTTGCCGGAAGGCGTGGACGGTTCGGCGCTGCACAAGAAATTGCGCGATGAATACAAGGTGACCTGCGCCGGCGGCCAGGATCAGATGAAGGGAAAGATCGAACGAATCGCGCACATGGGGTATTACGATCAATTTGACGTGCTGGTTGTCATCGGAGCAATCGAACTTGCTCTAAAGGACATGGGCGCCCCCGTGAAAATCGGCGAAGGCGTCGCGGCGGCCCAACGCTGCTTTGCGGAGAACTAG
- the metG gene encoding methionine--tRNA ligase, whose amino-acid sequence MNTEKQFKRTLVTSALPYANGHIHLGHIAGAYLPADIYVRYKRLRGERVLYIGGSDEYGVPITLTALKEGVTPKDVIDRYHAANAAAFAELGISYDIYGRTSWPLHIDTTQSFFTQLNKGGFIERQTMKLWYSEKSQRFLPDRYVKGVCPKCGYEDASGDECENCGAQYSAQDLRNPRANIPGDQSTPVLRESAHWFLSLPAFADRLREWLDSHPEWRSNVRGIAYGWVNDLRARCITRDTDWGVPIPLEGEDTEGKRIYVWFDAPIGYVTNTRQWAIEACGDESRWIEWWKDAGTRLIHFIGKDNVPFHAVIFPAMLMGQGDYILADNVIGNEYLNIFNRETGKSEKGSKSRGNMITVRWMLSKVSPDAIRYYLCANAPETKDAAFDWDEFAARYNGELCDVVGNFVHRSLTMTVKNFDGRVPAPGPFDDDDKALLAFLPEQMDAVAEAIETFRFRLAVERFIEIGRRANQYFDAKAPWITRKTDLERTGTTLHVCCQVVRALCTTMAPFFPNAAGVLADVLGATLPQGGPDGGPDGWNAGKERLPAGAALKPPVVLFPKLDKDQIAEWADQHARGEAQ is encoded by the coding sequence ATGAACACGGAAAAGCAATTCAAGCGGACGTTGGTGACAAGCGCACTACCCTACGCGAACGGGCACATTCACCTGGGACATATCGCGGGCGCGTACCTCCCCGCGGACATTTACGTGCGCTACAAACGCCTGCGCGGCGAGCGTGTGCTGTATATCGGCGGATCGGACGAATACGGCGTGCCGATTACGCTGACGGCCCTCAAGGAAGGCGTGACGCCGAAGGACGTGATAGACCGGTATCATGCGGCGAATGCCGCCGCCTTTGCGGAACTGGGCATCTCCTACGATATTTACGGCCGCACATCCTGGCCGTTGCACATAGACACGACCCAGTCGTTTTTCACGCAATTGAACAAGGGCGGTTTCATTGAACGCCAAACGATGAAGCTGTGGTATTCGGAAAAGTCGCAGCGATTCCTGCCGGACCGCTATGTCAAGGGCGTCTGCCCAAAGTGCGGCTACGAGGACGCAAGCGGCGACGAGTGCGAGAATTGCGGCGCGCAGTACAGCGCGCAGGATCTCAGAAATCCGCGCGCCAACATCCCCGGCGACCAATCAACGCCTGTCCTGCGGGAATCGGCGCATTGGTTTCTGAGCCTCCCGGCCTTCGCCGACCGCCTGAGGGAATGGCTCGATTCGCATCCGGAATGGCGTTCCAACGTGCGCGGCATCGCATACGGATGGGTGAACGATCTGCGCGCGCGCTGCATCACGCGCGACACGGACTGGGGCGTGCCGATTCCCCTCGAAGGCGAGGACACCGAAGGCAAACGCATTTATGTGTGGTTCGACGCACCGATTGGTTATGTCACGAATACGCGCCAATGGGCCATTGAGGCCTGCGGCGACGAGAGCCGCTGGATCGAATGGTGGAAAGACGCCGGCACGCGCCTGATTCATTTCATCGGCAAGGACAACGTGCCGTTCCATGCCGTGATCTTCCCCGCCATGTTGATGGGCCAAGGCGATTACATTCTCGCAGACAATGTCATCGGAAATGAATATCTGAACATTTTCAATCGCGAGACGGGCAAATCGGAAAAGGGTTCCAAATCGCGTGGAAACATGATTACGGTCCGTTGGATGCTGTCGAAAGTGTCGCCGGACGCGATTCGCTACTACCTCTGCGCGAACGCGCCCGAAACGAAGGATGCCGCGTTCGATTGGGACGAATTTGCCGCACGGTACAACGGCGAGTTGTGCGACGTGGTGGGCAACTTCGTCCATCGCAGCCTCACAATGACTGTCAAGAACTTCGACGGCCGCGTGCCCGCGCCCGGTCCGTTCGACGACGACGACAAGGCGCTTCTCGCCTTCCTGCCGGAACAGATGGATGCCGTGGCGGAAGCCATCGAGACCTTCCGTTTCCGGCTGGCCGTGGAGCGATTCATCGAAATCGGGCGCCGCGCGAACCAGTATTTCGACGCGAAGGCGCCGTGGATCACGCGCAAGACGGACCTCGAACGAACCGGCACGACGCTCCATGTGTGTTGCCAGGTCGTGCGCGCCCTATGCACGACGATGGCGCCGTTTTTCCCGAATGCCGCCGGCGTGCTCGCGGACGTGCTCGGTGCGACATTGCCCCAAGGCGGCCCGGATGGCGGTCCGGACGGCTGGAACGCCGGCAAGGAGCGGCTGCCCGCCGGCGCCGCCTTGAAGCCCCCCGTGGTCCTATTTCCGAAGTTGGACAAAGATCAGATCGCCGAATGGGCCGATCAGCACGCCCGCGGCGAGGCGCAATAA